In a single window of the Chelonia mydas isolate rCheMyd1 chromosome 8, rCheMyd1.pri.v2, whole genome shotgun sequence genome:
- the EIF4EBP3 gene encoding eukaryotic translation initiation factor 4E-binding protein 3: MAAASTTSSCPIPGGRDQGSPDGYSCTPGGTLYSTTPGGTRIIYDRKFLLECKNSPVARTPPCYLPHIPGITSPPHAAHSKLEDLKEQNETEEEVPDDDQFAMDI; encoded by the exons ATGGCCGCTGCGAGCACCACGAGCTCCTGCCCCATTCCGGGCGGCCGAGACCAGGGCTCCCCAGACGGCTACAGCTGCACCCCCGGCGGGACCCTCTACTCCACCACCCCTGGGG GTACCAGGATAATCTATGACCGTAAATTCCTGCTGGAGTGTAAGAACTCGCCCGTTGCCAGGACGCCCCCCTGCTACCTCCCTCACATCCCCGGTATCACCTCTCCCCCCCACGCGGCGCACTCCAAGCTGGAGGATCTTAAGGAACAAAATGAGACCGAGGAAGAGGTCCCAG ATGACGATCAGTTTGCCATGGATATCTGA
- the SRA1 gene encoding LOW QUALITY PROTEIN: steroid receptor RNA activator 1 (The sequence of the model RefSeq protein was modified relative to this genomic sequence to represent the inferred CDS: deleted 1 base in 1 codon) gives MPGRDVAMAELYVKPGNKERGWNDPPQFSYGLQLQCGGPKRPPLARRVPGLAHGAPQAPTPANSAPPVLPVALPSKPVGPPPLAVVSPALRPDTVKQVASLAKEECEVNVEDVLAPLNETLNMCRNAVQKQVCDDISRRLAVFRELWLQGKLSAPVRKRMNNLVQELQRRHWDVADEIHRSLMVDHVNEVSQWLVGIKRLIAEARNLPPGDLVANDEQGAGAQPAKEAL, from the exons ATGCCCGGCCGTGACGTGGCGATGGCGGAACTCTACGTGAAACCGG GAAACAAGGAGCGCGGCTGGAACGATCCCCCTCAGTTTTCCTATGGGCTGCAGCTCCAGTGTGGTGGCCCGAAGCGC CCCCCCCTCGCACGCAGGGTCCCTGGCCTGGCCCATGGAGCCCCCCAAG CCCCTACTCCAGCGAATTCTGCTCCTCCAGTGCTGCCAGTAGCCTTACCCTCAAAACCTGTGGGGCCGCCCCCTCTTGCTGTGGTCAGCCCTGCTCTGAGGCCAGACACCGTGAAGCAGGTTGCGAGCCTGGCTAAGGAGGAGTGCGAGGTGAATGTAGAGGATGTTCTAGCCCCTCTGAATGAGACTCTGAACATGTGCAGGAATGCCGTGCAG AAACAGGTTTGTGATGACATCAGCAGACGCCTCGCTGTGTTTCGGGAGCTGTGGCTCCAGGGAAAGCTATCTGCccctgtgaggaagaggatgaatAACCTGGTGCAGG AGCTCCAGCGGCGGCACTGGGATGTGGCTGATGAAATCCATCGCTCGCTCATGGTGGACCATGTCAATGAAGTCAGTCAATGGCTGGTGGGAATCAAACGGTTAATTGCTGAGGCAAGGAACTTGCCTCCTGGAGACTTGGTTGCAAATGatgagcagggagctggagctCAGCCAGCCAAAGAGGCCCTGTGA